In one Methanobrevibacter arboriphilus genomic region, the following are encoded:
- a CDS encoding methyltransferase domain-containing protein: MKFYTTPYHSNLIKDIDRLSVFYEGINDYYKSILSNGNNKIQDNDKKISTVFDLGCGSGVLSYFASKYSKSVLAIDNDDKSIQCAKKTFKENNIDNVNFISADASLFEFTESADLIICEMLDTALIDEEEVPVLNNVRKYLKNNGKIIPQGIINIAEPVYMEKSYTHYEDEDFHGKKPDYKVLGDYVIFSCIDFLDEIIPEFETIINFKFDKINDTTDISINEFDNNLSDSNNFNNFNNFNNFKFNGIKITTFTIINENIICGPTPMLNPPILIPLSSSYNISKNNINNNFNNSINSDINNKNNNKNNNINSIINSNTNNNINNTNSNTNTNTNSSEVNNYNNIFSNDNLNELTLSVKLKYVMGGGVETIEADII; this comes from the coding sequence ATGAAATTTTATACAACTCCTTATCATTCTAATCTAATTAAGGATATTGATAGATTGTCAGTTTTTTATGAAGGGATTAATGATTATTATAAATCCATTCTTAGTAATGGAAATAATAAAATTCAAGACAATGATAAAAAAATTTCTACTGTATTTGATTTGGGTTGTGGTTCTGGTGTTCTTTCTTATTTTGCTTCAAAATATTCTAAAAGTGTTTTAGCTATAGATAATGATGATAAATCTATTCAATGTGCTAAAAAAACTTTTAAAGAAAATAATATTGATAATGTTAATTTTATAAGTGCTGATGCATCTTTATTTGAATTTACAGAGTCTGCAGATTTAATAATTTGTGAAATGTTAGATACTGCTTTAATTGATGAAGAAGAAGTTCCAGTTTTAAACAATGTTCGTAAATATCTTAAAAATAATGGAAAAATTATTCCTCAGGGAATTATTAATATTGCTGAACCTGTTTATATGGAGAAAAGTTACACACATTATGAGGACGAGGATTTTCATGGCAAAAAGCCTGATTATAAAGTTTTAGGAGACTATGTTATATTTTCTTGCATTGATTTTTTAGATGAGATTATACCTGAATTTGAGACAATTATTAATTTTAAATTTGATAAAATTAATGATACAACTGATATATCGATTAATGAGTTTGATAATAATCTTAGTGACTCTAATAACTTTAATAACTTTAATAATTTTAATAATTTTAAATTTAATGGTATTAAGATAACGACTTTTACTATAATAAATGAGAATATTATTTGTGGTCCTACTCCTATGCTAAATCCTCCTATTTTAATTCCTTTATCATCTAGTTATAATATATCTAAGAATAATATCAATAATAATTTTAATAATAGTATTAATAGTGATATTAATAATAAGAATAATAATAAGAACAATAATATTAATAGTATCATTAATAGTAATACTAATAATAATATTAATAATACTAATAGTAATACTAATACTAATACTAATAGTAGTGAGGTTAATAATTATAATAATATTTTTAGTAATGATAATTTAAATGAATTAACATTATCGGTTAAATTGAAATATGTTATGGGTGGGGGAGTTGAAACAATTGAAGCTGATATAATTTAA
- the nikR gene encoding nickel-responsive transcriptional regulator NikR, with the protein MRKVLKMMRISMSLPKKLLADFDEVLKDRGYQSRSKGIRDALKDYIVRYQWMNEMEGNRIGVITVIYDHYYTGVMESLAEIQHDYRDEINTSMHIHMTSKYCMEVIVVNGDVNSIRELTEKMMRLKGVDHVKLTSTANGESFDPD; encoded by the coding sequence ATGAGGAAGGTTTTAAAAATGATGAGAATAAGTATGTCTTTACCAAAAAAATTACTCGCCGATTTTGATGAAGTCTTAAAAGACAGAGGTTACCAATCTCGTTCAAAAGGTATTCGAGATGCTTTAAAAGATTATATAGTAAGATATCAATGGATGAATGAAATGGAAGGAAACAGAATTGGTGTTATTACTGTTATATATGATCATTATTATACTGGAGTTATGGAAAGCTTAGCTGAAATCCAGCATGATTATAGGGATGAAATTAACACTAGTATGCATATACACATGACTTCTAAGTATTGTATGGAAGTTATTGTTGTTAATGGAGATGTTAATAGTATTAGGGAGTTAACAGAAAAAATGATGAGACTTAAAGGAGTCGATCATGTAAAACTCACTAGTACAGCTAATGGTGAATCTTTCGATCCAGACTGA
- a CDS encoding CBS domain-containing protein, whose amino-acid sequence MKIKDVMNQEVISVNEQTSPIEAFEKMYRNGVRRLFVIDDNGTPKGVVSYSDLIGVLNKLSDLNKENNQEKIKNIMTTNIMTVNSEEDIKNAANLMLRADVSGLLVIKAKKPVGVITKTDICRLVAANLLIPKNDD is encoded by the coding sequence ATGAAAATTAAAGATGTAATGAACCAAGAAGTAATATCAGTAAACGAACAAACAAGCCCCATTGAAGCTTTTGAAAAAATGTATAGAAATGGAGTTAGAAGACTTTTCGTTATAGATGATAATGGAACTCCAAAAGGGGTTGTTTCTTATAGTGACTTAATAGGAGTTTTAAACAAATTAAGTGACTTAAATAAAGAAAATAATCAAGAAAAAATTAAAAACATAATGACAACTAATATTATGACTGTAAATTCTGAAGAAGATATAAAAAATGCAGCTAACTTAATGTTAAGAGCGGATGTATCTGGACTTCTTGTAATAAAAGCTAAAAAACCAGTGGGAGTTATTACAAAAACAGATATATGTAGGTTAGTAGCTGCAAATTTACTTATTCCAAAAAATGATGATTAA
- a CDS encoding phenylalanine--tRNA ligase subunit alpha, with product MCEDITKIIDELHIYEKKLLKSLKENENYTPEEIAKINSMDIKSVMSAAGSLASKDIIEVEKSVTESIKLTDVGKKYAEIGLPERRVLNVLIDEKELSMKDLATSTSIENYEIKIVIGWLVRKKWAKIDKGTVKLTDFGAEFKDKKGNDELLLKYLLKSIDSVVSISDFDEDLLEGLKQLNDRKNLIEVEKQTEHIFKILEKGLKILNRGITIQEEATQLTSEQIKTGEWKNLKYRPYDINAEYPEVFPGKGHPLRMIIEEIREIFLNLGFSESNGCILESAFWNFDSLFQPQDHAAREMQDTFYVKNPISCNLPDEVLVESVAKTHENGGNTGSEGWNYNWSKEIAEQSVLRTHTTGISTRFLEENKPPLKMFSVGRVFRRETITYKHLPEFHQVEGIVAADGISYQNLLGTLKEFYKKLGFEVRFRPAYFPYTYLSTECEVYLEEKESWIELGGSGMFRPEVLEPLGIDVPVLAFGLGIERLAMIRYDISDIRMLYKSDIKWLREIPVDNGIKLD from the coding sequence ATGTGTGAAGACATTACTAAGATTATTGATGAACTACATATATACGAAAAAAAGCTATTGAAATCTCTTAAAGAAAATGAGAATTATACTCCTGAAGAAATAGCTAAAATCAATTCTATGGATATTAAATCAGTTATGAGTGCAGCTGGTTCACTTGCTTCAAAAGATATTATTGAAGTGGAAAAATCTGTAACTGAATCTATTAAATTGACTGATGTTGGCAAAAAATACGCTGAAATTGGTCTCCCAGAAAGAAGGGTTTTAAATGTTTTAATAGATGAAAAAGAGTTATCTATGAAGGATTTAGCTACATCCACTAGTATTGAAAATTATGAGATAAAAATTGTTATTGGATGGCTAGTTCGTAAAAAATGGGCTAAAATTGATAAAGGTACAGTGAAATTAACTGATTTTGGTGCTGAATTTAAGGATAAAAAAGGCAATGATGAACTTTTATTGAAATACTTATTGAAGTCTATTGATTCAGTAGTCTCTATCTCTGATTTTGATGAAGATTTACTTGAAGGATTAAAACAACTAAATGATAGAAAAAATCTAATTGAAGTGGAAAAACAAACAGAACACATTTTTAAAATTCTTGAAAAAGGTTTAAAAATATTAAATAGAGGAATAACTATTCAAGAGGAAGCTACTCAATTAACATCAGAGCAAATTAAAACTGGGGAATGGAAAAACTTAAAATATCGTCCTTATGATATTAATGCTGAATATCCTGAAGTTTTCCCTGGTAAAGGTCATCCTCTTAGAATGATTATTGAAGAGATCCGTGAAATATTTTTAAATCTTGGTTTTTCTGAATCTAATGGATGTATTTTGGAATCTGCTTTTTGGAATTTTGATTCTTTATTCCAACCTCAAGATCATGCTGCTCGTGAGATGCAGGATACTTTCTATGTTAAAAACCCTATTAGCTGTAATCTTCCTGATGAGGTTTTAGTTGAATCTGTAGCTAAAACTCATGAAAATGGTGGAAATACTGGTTCTGAGGGATGGAATTATAATTGGAGTAAAGAAATTGCAGAACAGTCAGTTTTAAGGACTCACACTACTGGAATATCAACAAGGTTTTTAGAAGAAAATAAACCTCCATTAAAAATGTTTTCTGTTGGAAGGGTATTTAGGAGAGAAACAATTACTTATAAACATTTACCTGAGTTTCATCAAGTTGAAGGTATTGTTGCTGCAGATGGAATTAGCTATCAAAATCTTCTTGGAACTTTAAAAGAATTTTATAAAAAATTAGGTTTTGAAGTTAGATTTAGACCTGCTTATTTCCCTTACACATATTTGTCAACTGAATGTGAAGTTTATCTTGAAGAAAAAGAAAGTTGGATAGAACTTGGAGGTTCTGGAATGTTTAGACCAGAAGTTTTAGAACCCTTAGGTATTGATGTTCCTGTACTTGCATTTGGACTTGGAATTGAGAGATTAGCTATGATTCGATATGATATAAGTGATATTAGAATGCTTTATAAGAGTGATATCAAATGGTTAAGAGAAATTCCAGTTGATAATGGGATAAAATTAGATTAG
- a CDS encoding alpha/beta fold hydrolase, with protein sequence MAEINENLLKFEKSLDVKYSTLKSFEFSSGEILDNLTVEYLTIGNKIINDNDEIINAIVYFHGLGENCLSIKHIHEVIGEGKVLDTNKYFIISITALGSPNSFSPSISGLGSKFPRYNINDMINFQKEFLNSEFNVKHVKGLIGNSMGGSEALMWGTLYPSYMDFIISLVNSYKISGNNYILFSLINQIVKSDSNYNNGDYKEPLKSVGIANQLFYPFGFSAEYYRNNDINMINKELNSLKDNFKGYDGNDIILRGDATSNYNIEKDLSKIIAKTLIVAINQDQLFPPTLDAIPMSKMIKNSKLVIYDSIFGHLGVNEIIKIENELKDFLNKF encoded by the coding sequence ATGGCTGAAATTAATGAAAATTTACTTAAATTTGAAAAAAGTTTAGATGTTAAATATTCAACTTTAAAAAGTTTTGAATTTTCTTCTGGAGAAATTTTAGATAATCTTACTGTTGAGTATTTAACTATTGGAAATAAGATTATTAATGATAATGATGAGATCATTAATGCTATTGTATATTTTCATGGTTTAGGTGAAAATTGTCTTTCAATTAAACATATTCATGAAGTTATTGGTGAAGGAAAAGTTTTAGATACTAATAAATATTTCATAATATCTATTACAGCTTTAGGTTCTCCAAATTCATTTTCTCCTTCTATTTCTGGATTAGGAAGTAAATTTCCAAGATACAACATAAATGATATGATTAACTTTCAAAAAGAATTTTTAAACTCTGAATTTAATGTTAAACATGTTAAAGGGCTAATTGGAAATTCAATGGGAGGTTCTGAAGCTCTTATGTGGGGTACTTTGTATCCATCTTATATGGATTTTATTATATCTTTAGTTAATAGCTATAAAATTTCAGGAAACAATTATATTTTATTCTCTTTAATTAATCAGATAGTTAAAAGTGATTCTAATTATAATAATGGTGATTATAAAGAACCTCTAAAATCTGTTGGTATAGCTAATCAATTATTTTATCCTTTTGGGTTCTCAGCTGAATATTATAGGAATAATGATATTAATATGATAAATAAAGAGCTAAATAGTCTTAAAGATAATTTTAAAGGATATGATGGAAATGATATTATTTTAAGAGGTGATGCTACTTCTAATTATAATATTGAAAAAGACTTATCTAAGATAATAGCTAAAACATTGATTGTAGCTATTAATCAAGATCAACTATTTCCTCCGACTCTTGATGCAATTCCTATGTCTAAAATGATTAAAAACTCAAAATTAGTCATATATGATTCTATTTTTGGTCATCTTGGAGTTAATGAAATAATTAAGATAGAAAATGAGCTGAAAGATTTTTTAAATAAATTTTAA
- a CDS encoding triphosphoribosyl-dephospho-CoA synthase translates to MNPELIAKIAQISSVLEVSGYPKPGNVHRNRDFHDMVFEDFIISGIVIGDTIREAASFGSEINNSISFKEANIGKYILNAVKETDKWIANNTNLGIIMLLTPIAISASISNTIDELRENIHNIIINSSVIDTIALYEAIGIADAGGMGDTDEFSVTSDDATKELIENNLNIFDVLNISSSWDSLAKELTNKMPVTFDIGYPIFSKLNKEYSTNLATITTFLTILSEVPDTLISRKYGDEKALEVSNLAREVLDSMDIDGDLNTFNKKIKDFDDFLFENKLNPGTTADLTASSIMVSLLSDYY, encoded by the coding sequence ATTAATCCTGAGTTAATAGCTAAAATAGCTCAAATATCATCTGTTCTTGAAGTTAGTGGTTATCCAAAACCTGGTAATGTCCATAGAAATCGTGATTTTCATGATATGGTTTTTGAAGATTTTATTATCAGTGGAATTGTAATTGGAGATACTATTCGTGAAGCTGCATCTTTTGGAAGTGAGATTAATAATTCTATATCTTTTAAAGAGGCGAATATTGGAAAATATATTCTTAATGCTGTTAAAGAAACAGATAAATGGATAGCTAACAATACTAATTTAGGTATTATAATGTTACTTACTCCAATTGCTATTTCTGCATCTATTAGTAATACTATTGATGAATTAAGAGAAAATATTCATAATATCATTATTAATTCTAGTGTTATTGATACTATTGCTCTTTATGAAGCTATTGGGATAGCTGATGCTGGTGGAATGGGTGATACTGATGAGTTTAGTGTTACAAGTGATGATGCTACAAAAGAGCTTATTGAAAATAATTTAAATATTTTCGATGTTTTAAATATTTCTTCATCTTGGGATAGCTTAGCAAAAGAATTAACAAATAAAATGCCAGTTACTTTTGATATTGGTTATCCAATATTTTCAAAATTAAATAAAGAGTATTCAACTAATTTAGCTACTATAACTACGTTTTTAACAATTTTATCTGAAGTTCCGGATACTTTAATCTCAAGAAAGTATGGGGATGAAAAAGCATTAGAAGTATCTAATTTAGCTAGAGAAGTTTTAGATTCAATGGATATCGATGGGGACTTAAATACATTTAATAAAAAAATTAAAGATTTTGATGATTTTTTATTTGAAAATAAATTAAATCCAGGAACTACTGCTGATTTAACTGCTTCATCTATTATGGTTAGTCTTTTATCTGATTATTATTAG
- the hemB gene encoding porphobilinogen synthase — MNFPITRMRRLRKSPEIRDIFRETKLNKEDLIYPIFVKEGLENGKKEPISTMPDEFRYSIDDAVEFGKSLEKKGLKSIIIFGMPLEETKDEIGSPAFSDDGIVQKAIRKFKEETNLIVISDVCLCQYTSHGHCGILSEFVDEGFDGVSNDIADNTSDSFEILNDETLDYLAEVALSHAEAGADIVAPSDMMDGRVMAIRDILDKNGHENTLIMSYSAKYASSFYAPFREAVCSSPSCGDRKSYQMDPANSREAIRESELDLIEGADVLMVKPALAYLDIIKSLKEEFDLPLAAYNVSGEYSMIKAGIEAGYLTEGAIFESLLSIKRAGADLILTHFAPYVLDKL, encoded by the coding sequence ATGAATTTTCCAATTACAAGAATGAGAAGGCTTCGAAAATCTCCTGAGATTCGAGATATTTTTAGAGAAACAAAGCTTAATAAAGAAGATTTGATCTATCCTATTTTTGTTAAAGAAGGGCTTGAAAATGGCAAAAAAGAACCTATCTCTACAATGCCTGATGAATTTAGATACTCTATTGATGATGCAGTTGAATTTGGAAAATCATTGGAAAAAAAAGGATTAAAATCAATAATAATATTTGGAATGCCTTTAGAAGAAACAAAAGATGAAATTGGATCTCCTGCATTTTCAGATGATGGAATTGTTCAAAAAGCTATTAGAAAATTTAAAGAGGAAACTAATCTTATTGTTATTAGTGATGTTTGTTTATGTCAGTATACTTCTCATGGACATTGTGGTATTTTAAGTGAATTTGTTGATGAAGGTTTTGATGGAGTTAGTAATGATATTGCTGACAATACTTCTGATTCTTTTGAAATTTTAAATGATGAAACTTTAGATTATTTAGCTGAAGTAGCTTTATCACATGCTGAAGCTGGAGCAGACATTGTGGCTCCTTCTGATATGATGGATGGTCGTGTAATGGCTATAAGGGATATTCTTGATAAAAATGGTCATGAAAATACTCTTATCATGTCATATTCTGCTAAATATGCTTCTTCATTTTATGCTCCTTTTAGAGAAGCAGTGTGTTCTAGTCCAAGTTGTGGAGATAGGAAATCTTATCAAATGGATCCAGCTAATTCTAGAGAAGCTATTCGTGAAAGTGAACTTGATTTAATTGAAGGTGCTGATGTTTTAATGGTTAAACCTGCCTTAGCATATTTAGATATTATAAAATCTTTAAAAGAAGAGTTTGATCTTCCATTAGCTGCTTATAATGTAAGTGGTGAGTATTCTATGATTAAAGCAGGTATTGAAGCAGGTTATTTAACTGAAGGTGCTATTTTTGAAAGTTTACTTTCTATAAAGCGAGCTGGGGCTGATTTGATTTTAACTCATTTTGCTCCTTATGTTTTAGATAAATTATAA
- a CDS encoding endonuclease III domain-containing protein, protein MINSKYKNNLNLIFDKLLKTYSYQGWWPFIGYDGVNPTKTGAISGYHPKDYDFPKDTNQKFEIVIGSILTQNTTWPSVEQALNNLNKLVDFDPLSILEFANNNEEPFKNAIRCAGFVNQKTEYLKNIANFYIDLKEDLDKEDEIPSRKDLLNVKGIGNETADSILLFAHKQKEFKVDAYTKRIFTYLGYIKENDSYMSIKNFFETNFSGDVNMFQEYHALIVEHAKRYYSKKPYGVNDKILNEFKI, encoded by the coding sequence ATGATTAACAGTAAATATAAAAATAATTTGAATTTAATATTTGATAAACTGCTCAAAACTTATTCTTATCAAGGTTGGTGGCCATTTATTGGCTATGATGGAGTAAATCCTACTAAAACAGGAGCTATATCTGGTTATCATCCTAAAGATTATGATTTTCCGAAAGATACTAATCAAAAGTTTGAGATAGTTATTGGCTCAATTCTTACTCAAAATACTACATGGCCTTCAGTAGAACAGGCATTAAATAATTTAAACAAACTAGTTGATTTTGATCCTCTTTCTATTTTAGAATTTGCAAATAATAATGAAGAACCATTTAAAAATGCAATAAGATGTGCTGGATTTGTTAATCAAAAGACAGAATATCTTAAAAATATAGCTAATTTTTATATTGATTTAAAAGAGGATTTAGATAAGGAAGATGAAATTCCTTCAAGAAAAGATCTTTTAAATGTTAAAGGTATTGGAAATGAAACTGCCGATTCAATACTCCTTTTTGCTCATAAACAGAAAGAATTTAAAGTTGATGCTTATACAAAAAGAATTTTTACTTATTTAGGATATATTAAAGAAAATGATAGTTATATGTCAATCAAGAACTTTTTTGAAACTAATTTTTCAGGGGATGTTAATATGTTTCAAGAATATCATGCTTTGATTGTTGAACATGCTAAAAGATATTATTCAAAAAAGCCTTATGGTGTAAATGATAAAATACTTAATGAATTTAAAATATAA
- a CDS encoding type II toxin-antitoxin system VapC family toxin, which translates to MVEKDQWHNQSLLLVEDLEKEEKVITEAMILESLNMIGKCKGGKVGRTIFQYIEDNYRIYKTPDFLNRAMKEFIKYDGILSLADCTAIIAMKDLGICEIYSFDDHFDKVDGILRVN; encoded by the coding sequence GTGGTGGAAAAAGACCAATGGCATAATCAATCATTACTATTAGTGGAGGATCTTGAAAAGGAAGAAAAGGTTATCACAGAAGCAATGATTTTAGAATCATTAAATATGATTGGGAAATGTAAAGGTGGAAAAGTTGGAAGAACCATTTTCCAATATATAGAAGACAATTACCGTATTTATAAAACTCCAGATTTTCTAAATAGAGCAATGAAAGAATTTATTAAATATGATGGAATTTTATCATTAGCAGACTGCACAGCAATAATTGCAATGAAAGATTTAGGAATATGTGAAATATACAGCTTTGATGACCATTTTGACAAAGTAGATGGAATATTAAGGGTAAATTAA
- a CDS encoding AbrB/MazE/SpoVT family DNA-binding domain-containing protein — translation MITTKLYNRYQTVIPSEIRKKISVDPDSIVEWTINEKGKVELEFRKRLTEKDIIGLIKQELPYNSVEIKKRSGRGLDWE, via the coding sequence ATGATTACAACTAAATTATATAATAGATATCAAACTGTAATCCCATCTGAAATTAGAAAAAAAATTTCTGTTGATCCAGATTCAATTGTTGAATGGACCATTAATGAAAAAGGAAAAGTAGAATTAGAATTTCGAAAAAGATTAACAGAAAAAGACATTATTGGATTAATAAAACAAGAATTACCTTATAATTCTGTTGAAATAAAAAAAAGGTCTGGTAGAGGTTTAGATTGGGAATAG
- a CDS encoding MBL fold metallo-hydrolase, which produces MSLKLSVLASGSSGNIIYIESDETSILIDAGLSKKRTEILLNRIGKDLRDIKSIFISHEHVDHIRGIGVINRCYDTLIYGNKDTLNCDKFKKTTGIINPDSLNFIESDESIILGDLKITAFSTSHDSINSQFYMIEHEDKKLVCLTDIGHVDSKTLSIIKCADVYLIESNHNVDLLLNGNRPEFNKQRILSKVGHLSNEDCGSVLSNCIDENTHSIILCHLSNDHNNKSIALKSVKKILSENCSFFSNSLNIIAFTQKDDPTDFINV; this is translated from the coding sequence TTGAGCTTAAAATTATCTGTTTTGGCAAGTGGGTCTAGTGGAAATATCATTTACATTGAAAGTGATGAAACTTCAATATTAATAGATGCAGGTTTAAGTAAAAAACGAACTGAAATTCTTTTAAATAGAATTGGTAAGGATTTAAGAGATATTAAATCTATTTTTATTTCTCATGAGCATGTAGATCATATTAGAGGTATTGGAGTCATTAATCGTTGTTATGACACGTTAATCTATGGAAATAAGGATACTTTAAACTGTGATAAATTTAAAAAAACAACAGGCATTATAAATCCAGATTCATTGAATTTTATAGAATCTGATGAAAGTATTATTTTAGGTGATTTAAAGATTACTGCATTTTCTACCAGTCATGACTCTATTAACTCTCAATTTTACATGATTGAACATGAAGATAAAAAATTGGTATGTTTAACAGATATTGGTCATGTAGATTCTAAAACTTTATCAATAATTAAATGTGCAGATGTTTATTTAATTGAAAGTAATCACAATGTAGATTTACTTTTAAATGGAAATCGACCAGAATTTAATAAACAAAGAATCCTTAGTAAAGTTGGTCATTTATCTAATGAAGACTGTGGGAGTGTTTTATCTAATTGTATAGATGAAAATACACATAGTATTATATTATGCCATCTTAGTAATGATCACAACAATAAATCAATTGCACTTAAATCTGTTAAGAAGATTTTATCTGAAAATTGTAGTTTTTTTTCAAATTCTCTCAATATTATAGCTTTCACCCAAAAGGATGATCCTACTGATTTTATCAATGTTTAA
- a CDS encoding MBL fold metallo-hydrolase, whose protein sequence is MSLNFYGGVNEIGGNKILVDNKDSSNSDDKNISSLFLDFGMSFSKAGDYFSEFLQPRKLNGIMDFVELGLLPKIKGIYREDYLKHCGLECSKEPSVDGVLLSHAHMDHCAYIHHLREDIPIFMRKESEIILSVLEETGKSSFGEIMSLKKSFHYVPKKRGEGYKKLTGKEAKVERNIVSIDPYSPFDINGFKVTSIPVDHSLPGSSAYFLESDDEAIVYSGDIRFHGRNKSFSDKFVSKSYKFNPTIMICEGTRINENSKGNEEDIETKAVNLIKDYNGLVFVNYPIRDLDRLITFYNVAKDTDRILAINSKQAYMLKLLEDEKGIENDKYPKLSDSNIVVYFPRKKQGLISGEHYVCYDGDWKTLDSCDLELKSDYDIWEREFLEGDNVINYTDLQEEPQKYIFRCDFFELNQLIDINPENGLYIHSATEPFNEEMEIDFKRVENWLNHFNLLPIHHMHVSGHGSGNEILAMIREINPEKLYPIHTENIESFDILKDEGIEVIHPNLSF, encoded by the coding sequence ATGTCATTAAATTTTTATGGTGGAGTAAATGAAATTGGAGGGAATAAAATCCTTGTTGATAATAAAGATTCTTCCAATTCAGATGATAAAAATATTTCTTCGCTATTTTTAGACTTTGGTATGAGTTTTTCAAAAGCTGGAGATTATTTTTCAGAATTTTTACAACCAAGAAAACTTAATGGAATTATGGATTTTGTTGAATTGGGCCTGCTTCCTAAAATTAAGGGAATTTATAGAGAAGACTATTTAAAACATTGTGGCTTAGAATGTTCTAAAGAACCCTCTGTGGATGGTGTTTTATTATCTCATGCACACATGGATCATTGTGCTTATATCCATCATCTCCGTGAGGATATTCCGATTTTTATGAGAAAAGAATCTGAAATTATTCTATCAGTTTTAGAAGAAACTGGTAAATCTTCATTTGGAGAAATTATGAGTCTTAAAAAGAGTTTTCATTATGTTCCTAAAAAGAGAGGTGAAGGCTATAAAAAACTGACTGGTAAGGAAGCAAAGGTTGAAAGAAATATAGTAAGTATTGATCCTTACTCTCCTTTTGATATTAATGGTTTTAAGGTAACTTCTATTCCTGTTGATCATTCTCTTCCTGGTTCTTCTGCTTATTTTTTAGAGAGTGATGATGAAGCTATTGTTTATAGTGGAGATATTCGTTTTCATGGTAGAAATAAAAGTTTTAGTGATAAATTTGTTTCTAAATCTTATAAATTCAATCCGACTATAATGATTTGTGAAGGAACAAGAATTAACGAGAATAGTAAAGGTAATGAGGAAGATATTGAAACAAAAGCTGTTAATTTAATTAAAGATTATAATGGGTTAGTATTTGTTAATTATCCTATTAGAGATTTAGATAGACTTATCACTTTTTATAATGTTGCAAAAGATACTGATAGGATTTTAGCTATTAATTCTAAACAAGCTTATATGCTGAAGCTATTGGAAGATGAAAAGGGTATTGAAAACGATAAATATCCTAAATTAAGTGATTCTAACATTGTTGTTTATTTTCCTCGTAAAAAGCAAGGCTTAATCTCTGGTGAACATTATGTTTGTTATGATGGTGATTGGAAAACTTTAGATTCTTGTGATTTGGAGCTTAAAAGTGATTATGATATTTGGGAAAGAGAGTTTTTAGAAGGAGATAATGTAATTAATTATACAGATTTACAAGAAGAGCCTCAAAAATATATTTTTAGATGTGATTTCTTTGAACTTAATCAATTAATTGATATTAATCCAGAAAATGGTTTGTATATTCATTCAGCTACTGAACCTTTTAATGAAGAGATGGAAATTGATTTTAAGCGAGTTGAAAATTGGTTAAATCATTTTAATCTTCTTCCTATTCATCACATGCATGTTTCTGGTCATGGAAGCGGGAATGAGATATTAGCTATGATTCGTGAAATAAATCCTGAAAAACTATATCCTATTCATACTGAGAATATAGAATCTTTTGATATCTTAAAAGATGAGGGTATAGAGGTTATACATCCTAATCTTAGTTTTTAG